Below is a window of Candidatus Cloacimonadota bacterium DNA.
CCGACGGAAACCGTGATTCGCTCCCACATTCGGATTGAGGATAAAAAGCTGCCGCTGTTGGCAACCGCCATCCACAACGGACATTGGCTGCCGCCCCAGTTGAGCCAAATCAGCGGTATCACAGACGCTCAACGCCTGCGTGAGGAAGACCCCCACACCGGGAAGATTGCCGCCCTTTTCCCCAACTATGTGGTTTTGGAAAGCTCCCGTTTCGCGGTTGATTTGAACCGACCCCTCCAAAAATCAGTCTATCTAAATCCTTCTGACTGCTGGGGGTTACAAGCCCGAAACGCTCCCCTCCCCGAAGCTGTTTTAAAGAAGTTACATCAGGATTACGATTCCTGGCATCGCCTGATGGAATATCAGATTCAGCGTCTTTTGGGTGAACATCCCAAGCTGCTGGTGCTGGATTTACACAGCTACAACCATCGCCGCGGAGGCCCTGAAGCGGAGCCAGCCCCCCAAATCCAAAACCCGGACATCATCATTGGCAGGAGCAACCTCTCCCCGACTCATCACCCTGCCGCGCAAGCCCTGCGCGAACTGCTGAACGGTCAAACCTGGCAGGGCAAAAGCCTGGATTGCCGGCTGGATATAAAATTCACCGGTGGCGATTTCCCCCGCTGGGTGAATCTTTTGGAGCCAGCCCGCGTTGTCTGCCTCGCCGTCGAATTCAAAAAAACCTTCATGGATGAATGGACGGCTCAGCTGGACGATGTCGCTTTTGAGGAACTGATTTTGCTTTTTTACCACCAGGTTTCGCGGTGGCTGAAAGAGTTTTACGACATTCAAATCCCTTTGGAACCACATTTCTGTACCCCGCGGGATAATTTTTGTTGACAGAATTCCGCCCACACGGATTTTGCCCCATACAATGCGTTCCGGAATAGCTCA
It encodes the following:
- a CDS encoding N-formylglutamate amidohydrolase — encoded protein: MIRSHIRIEDKKLPLLATAIHNGHWLPPQLSQISGITDAQRLREEDPHTGKIAALFPNYVVLESSRFAVDLNRPLQKSVYLNPSDCWGLQARNAPLPEAVLKKLHQDYDSWHRLMEYQIQRLLGEHPKLLVLDLHSYNHRRGGPEAEPAPQIQNPDIIIGRSNLSPTHHPAAQALRELLNGQTWQGKSLDCRLDIKFTGGDFPRWVNLLEPARVVCLAVEFKKTFMDEWTAQLDDVAFEELILLFYHQVSRWLKEFYDIQIPLEPHFCTPRDNFC